One genomic window of Leptospira perdikensis includes the following:
- a CDS encoding adenylate/guanylate cyclase domain-containing protein, whose protein sequence is MGQKRAIATSASEERLEKLLEERLNPGSNQEIIDKRIWDLFGETWCVMFTDLSGFSRGVAKFGIIHFLQTIYESQRILIPVLDEFDGILMKDEGDSLMVLFRNTNKAIQCAIHMQKACKRYNEGRTAEEQILLCVGLGFGKILKIGDTDVFGAEVNAASKLGEDTAKAWEILVTNAVKENADETTDFDFEGISEIPPGSDGAYRLVYTLEEPKWVVL, encoded by the coding sequence ATGGGTCAAAAACGGGCTATAGCCACCTCTGCATCGGAAGAACGATTGGAAAAACTTTTAGAAGAAAGACTGAATCCTGGCTCCAACCAAGAAATCATCGACAAACGGATTTGGGATCTTTTTGGCGAAACTTGGTGTGTGATGTTTACCGACCTTTCTGGATTTTCACGTGGTGTTGCCAAATTTGGAATCATTCATTTTTTACAAACCATCTATGAGTCACAAAGAATCCTTATTCCTGTGTTAGATGAGTTTGATGGAATCCTTATGAAAGACGAAGGGGATAGCCTTATGGTTCTCTTTCGAAATACTAACAAAGCCATTCAATGTGCGATTCATATGCAGAAGGCATGTAAACGTTATAACGAAGGACGAACGGCCGAAGAACAAATTTTACTTTGTGTGGGACTTGGGTTTGGAAAAATATTAAAAATAGGCGATACCGATGTGTTTGGAGCAGAGGTAAACGCTGCATCTAAGTTAGGTGAAGATACTGCGAAAGCATGGGAAATCTTAGTGACAAATGCCGTGAAAGAAAATGCTGATGAAACCACAGACTTTGATTTTGAAGGAATTTCTGAGATCCCACCAGGTTCCGATGGCGCGTATCGTTTGGTTTACACCTTGGAAGAACCGAAATGGGTTGTCTTATGA
- a CDS encoding DoxX family protein — MNDIKSSKTTLWVGRVLSGLVIAFLLFDAWGKLSELEIVLTTMGELGIPGSLSITIGTILLVITILYAIPQTSAFGALLLTGYLGGAIAIHVRVGNPLWSHILFPVYVGILLWVGLALRSRKVKDLFWGF; from the coding sequence ATGAATGATATCAAAAGTTCAAAAACAACACTTTGGGTGGGAAGGGTTTTAAGCGGTCTGGTCATTGCTTTTTTACTCTTCGATGCTTGGGGTAAACTTTCCGAATTAGAAATTGTATTAACAACCATGGGAGAATTGGGTATACCTGGATCCCTATCGATAACGATTGGAACCATCCTACTTGTAATCACAATTTTATATGCAATCCCACAAACTTCTGCTTTCGGTGCCCTTTTACTCACAGGGTATTTAGGCGGTGCTATTGCGATCCATGTTCGAGTGGGAAATCCACTTTGGAGCCATATTCTTTTTCCGGTTTATGTAGGAATTCTACTTTGGGTAGGTCTTGCTTTAAGAAGCCGAAAAGTAAAAGATCTTTTCTGGGGATTTTAA
- a CDS encoding MarR family winged helix-turn-helix transcriptional regulator, with protein MEIINFKKTTRKYFETALGMHEAIAKKAGLTGTDHKYLGYLIENGEMSAGELAKISGLTTGAITGVIDRLEKNKLVKRKFLQADRRKVMIVPNLEKANQLFSPIFKKLQKDTELLISSFSSRELEVVHRYFESAIGIMERMSKKLQEKNEI; from the coding sequence ATGGAAATTATAAATTTTAAAAAAACCACACGTAAATACTTTGAAACTGCTCTAGGTATGCATGAGGCAATTGCAAAAAAAGCCGGTCTTACAGGAACAGATCATAAATATTTAGGATACCTGATTGAAAACGGGGAAATGAGTGCTGGGGAACTAGCAAAGATCTCCGGCCTTACGACGGGAGCCATTACCGGTGTCATTGATCGGTTAGAGAAAAATAAATTAGTAAAACGAAAGTTTTTACAAGCAGATAGAAGGAAGGTGATGATTGTTCCTAATTTAGAAAAAGCAAACCAATTGTTTTCGCCAATTTTTAAAAAATTACAAAAAGATACTGAACTTTTGATTTCTAGTTTTTCAAGTCGGGAGTTAGAAGTAGTTCATCGTTATTTTGAATCTGCCATTGGAATTATGGAAAGAATGTCTAAAAAACTACAGGAAAAAAATGAAATATGA
- a CDS encoding SH3 domain-containing protein → MKNKIVLLMIVGASFTACSKNAEVAWHKNCDAKTNKASLDFTVPLYSEADSNSKVVEFVPAGTVVKVFEARNHNVWAPKYFVKVQTAKNEGYMSPRCFVVNQDPEKSVWRYSKGLVKEYNPFYSPTDKEHYPRGYEYGSLKDLPKDKIPLSDLTKGLEEVPYTNKNMLKQN, encoded by the coding sequence TTGAAAAACAAAATTGTATTACTAATGATTGTTGGAGCAAGTTTCACAGCTTGTTCTAAAAACGCAGAAGTGGCTTGGCATAAAAATTGTGATGCCAAAACAAACAAAGCAAGTTTGGATTTTACTGTTCCTTTGTATTCAGAAGCAGATTCTAACTCAAAAGTAGTGGAATTTGTTCCTGCTGGAACTGTTGTCAAAGTATTTGAAGCTCGTAACCACAACGTTTGGGCGCCGAAATATTTTGTAAAAGTGCAAACTGCAAAGAACGAAGGTTATATGAGCCCTCGTTGTTTTGTTGTGAACCAAGATCCAGAAAAAAGTGTTTGGAGATATTCCAAAGGCCTAGTAAAGGAGTATAACCCTTTTTACAGCCCAACAGACAAAGAACACTATCCTCGTGGATATGAGTATGGTAGCTTAAAAGATCTTCCGAAAGATAAGATTCCACTTTCCGACCTGACAAAAGGTTTGGAAGAAGTTCCTTACACAAACAAAAACATGTTAAAACAAAACTAA